AACAAAATCCCTGTTTTTCAATGGAGATGGACAAGCCACTAATCGGAGCATACATCAAATTTAATTTGGCAACTACAATTAACGCTGTAACTAGTATATCTAGAACTAAATACTTACTGGAATAATAACCAATATCATTATTCGGATTAAAAAAGCCTATGTCTTTTGATTCAATCATATGGGTATCCCAAACCTTTCTGTATTCAGGGTCATGCAATACATCGTATAATGTTTCTGGTAAAACATCAGAGAAACGAGTTCTAATCTGTAAAATGTTTTAATCATTAATGTTTTACAGGTACATAAACGTGTAAATAAAATGCATAATTTAAAGAAGATTAAAAATGTACAGACTTTCACCATTCTAAAACTAATTCCTGGTACAGATTTTGTCCAAACGGACAGATCAGGCTTATTGTAATCTAATCTCCAGTCATTATTATCATCGTATAGTCGTTTCAATTTCTCAAAATCTTTATCCTCAGCAATTTTAACAATTCCAATATccattttataagaatattgtctacaaaatgattaacataATTAATTGACACTACTTAATAAGTAGttgattattgaataattactgaaattacCTTATGCTTCTATAGTTCACAGCATActgataaaaaatttaaatacatttaattctgTTATACGATAGGCCTTATACTTATGCCGAAGTAACCTTTGAACAGTCTTGTACATTTTTGGGCTCTTGAGATAATAATTAAGTATATAATCCATAAAATTCATTCATTCTAAAAGAAACATTAAGTTAATCATTAAGATAATTGAACTACTTTAATGTTTTTGTAACAGCTGCATGTGATTGAGACACgcatatgaatatataataaagaagaaaagtaTTCGTATAATCAGAATATGATATAGAAAAAGCCATAGTTTTCACTTTAATAATGACAACTAAAATTTGAATTGTTTGGCATCCAGAACAATTAAGAATATTAGAATGTAATCtctaaaagaatttaaaataaaaattaaaaattttttactgATGAAAACAGTTATTTCAAAGGCATTGATGATTATACAATAAAgagtataatacaaaataagaatttaaacaACCCGCATAAACATATCTACATATGATTTCTTaaagataaaaacaaaataacctGTAAAAGTTTTTCTTATATTGTGCGTACCTTTTTCCCGTCACAACAATTGCCCTTGCCGCAAAAGTGTACTTCTGCGGAGTGCAAACAATTCATATCATATATTTAACTTCTGAATACAGTTGAAAATTTCCATATGACATTTACAAAAATCGAGTATTCCTGTCAACTGCTACCGAAAGAATCAACCAACCTGCGTCACCGGCACGGTGTAGCAGTGATAGGTTAGCGAACatctatttaatttatcttttctAACTGCCATTGAGATTATCTTTCTATAGGTATCATAtctctgaaatttttattatatattatttagttatcGTTTTACGTTTTCATTTAAAGATACTACATCAAGTACGTGAGCATTTTAATTATtggtaaaaatgtatatatatattcgtcgTTTGTATCGCAGTTGttcttatatttcaaatataaatttctttattactattttatataatattttaatgcaatactttttaatatttaacaaagaTTTATACCTTTTTATTTCAACTTCGCATTCTCAGCAGGAAGTAACACGTTGATGCTCGTAATAATCACTACTGATCATGACTGACCGCTACTGatcatttcatatttctattACCGCCCGTGGtgtttgtaatattgaaattttataataatttttgtattataattatttaatacaaagaAACTCAAATTAAACTACGGTaactagaataatattaatattcattacggTGATgtgataatttttctttactaAAATCATTTACTTTCCCTTACAGGTATTTGTTAATGAAGTTAAAATATGATTAAAGTATTagcaaaagaataaaactaattattgtaatatttaaagaaacagttattaattcttatattattttttatagaaaaatattctcacTATGGCCACCAAAATTCCTGTAAACACTGGAGATATTGAGTTGGACAACAAAATTAATGAGTGGTTGAAGTGGAATAAGGTTCTAATACCatcaattgattttattttacattttacgtgaatattatgttaattacaaagttaatttttaaatgattactTTGTAGGATCCAAATGCTGATTATGAGATTGAAGAACTTATTCGAGAAAATAATGCGAAAGTCTTGTCAAACTTATTTTTGAAGAGACTTGAATTTGGAACAGCTGGTCTAAGAGGTTGTATGGGTCCAGGGTATAGTCAAATGAATGATTTAGTTATAGTTCAAACTGGTCAAGGTTTATCAACTTATTTATTGGATGCTGTATGTAATGCATCTGAGAAAGGAGTGATCATAGGCTACGATGGACGACATTGTAGTAAAAggttaacaaaaattaaattgaaaattcatatatttttgcaGCTTATAtcttgtattaaaattttacattgttatttcaGATTTGCAGAATTGACTGCTGCAATTTTTGTGGCAAAAAATGTAAAAGTGTAccttttttcaaaaattgttccAACTCCTTTTATACCTTACGGTgtactaaaatataaatgtgCAGCGGGTATAATGATTACAGCTTCTCATAATCCTAAAAATGATAATGGTTATAAAGTCTATTGGGAAAATGGTGCACAGATCATTTCACCACACGATAAAaagattcaaaaatatattcttgaaAATCTTGAACCCATTGAATCTTCTTGGGATGTAGTGAATGTATACAACAGTATATTGTACAAAGATCCATGGGACAATATTATGCAATCATATTTTCATGATCTGCAACAAACAGTTTTATATccagaaataaatagaaacacaatattaaaatttacgtATACTCCCATGCATGGTGTTGGATATGAATATATGAGTGCAGCCTTTAATGCTGCAAATTTCAAAgtacttttaattttcttaatgcacagggcaatattaaatattgttgaacACAACTAAACAAAGGTAATAAAAccaaattttatttccatttattGCAGCCATTTATAACAGTTGAAGAACAAAAGTTACCTGATccagaattttccactgtgaaATTTCCAAATCCTGAAGAAGGGAAAAGCGCTTTGAATCTCAGTATAAAAGCAGCAAATGAGAACTCTTCTTCTATTATAATTGCTAATGATCCTGATGCAGATAGATTAGCTTGtgcaacaaaaatgaaaaagtatgtAGTGTAGATATTGTATCAATTaacttattaaattcaatttacttgTTTTTATCATAGCGGAGAATGGTATATTTTTACGGGAAATGAATTAGGAGCTCTATTAGGATGGTGGATGATGCATACTTATCAAGTGCAACATCCTGATACAGATTTCTCAAATGTGTACATGTTAGCTTCAACGGTATCAagcaaaattttattatcaatggCTAAACAAGAAGGGTTTAACTTTGTGGTATGtatatttcaaacattataaATTGTCTCTACTAGTTCTTACTATTATAACTTTCGTATGTTTCAAAAGGAAACTTTAACAGGTTTTAAATGGATGggtaataaaactgtagaacTGCAACAGGCAGGTAAAGAAGTCATATTTGCATATGAAGAAGCAATCGGTTTCATGTGTGGTTCCAATGTGTTTGACAAAGATGGTATAAGTGCTGGAATGCATGTGGCGGAATTGTCAGCATATCTTGAGACAATAAATTTTACactttatgaaaaattgaatgaaatatatgCTCAGTAAGTTATACTGTAGTTGACATGTGAGACATTTACTAAACTTGTAAAATTTCActctcaattaaaaaattgtgtatATTTAATCCAGATATGGATATCACATTTCTAAGaattcatattggatttgtcatgAACCAGATACGATTAAAACGATATTTGAAAGATTACGAAATTACACTGGTGAACCAAATACGGTAAGAAATGTATACACAGCATTATATGTTTATGATTTGctttaaaaactataaatgcaataataaataattaaagaatgttTACTCATGTTTGTGCTATAAGAAAGAGTTAATGTATACAGTGCAAACTAGTATTACAAGTGTACAAGGTCACATACTGGAATGAATGAGAAAGCATAAAATGACTAGTAATTACATAGGCACGGTTCTGCATTGGTGCAAACAACGTTATCGCGTACACTCCATTTaaagtttcttaaaaaaaatataacaatatcaaATGTGTTTTTGTagataataatcaattttatgaatttaaatgtTCATTATGTACTTCTAAGAAAATCTTTTGTCATATTACATGTGGTTTTCACATGATATTTGAATACATCCaaattgttcatttaaaatgtttatgacTATTTTACTCGTGTCTTTGACACTTTTGCCATTGGTACTTTTGACTGTTCTAATTATTCCAGTTGTACAATCTCTTTATTATCTCACACCGTTTGTTGAAGGAATTCCATGAGTATATAGTAAGTGCCtgtctataaaaattgaaagaacTTATATATATTCCTCCCATTCACAAAAAAGTTCATATGTTACCAAATAATTACTTACTATATTGTTTAATGTTTAACTTTTAGTACCCAACATGTATCCTCGATGGAAAATACTCCGTAATAGGCGTTCGTGATCTGACGACTGGATATGACAACACGAAACCGGAGAATAAGGCTATTCTACCAGTCTCAAAGTCAAGTCAAATGATAACATTTACTTTTAAGAATGGTTTAGTTATAACATTAAGAACTAGTGGTACAGAACCTAAGATTAAGTATTATAGTGAACTATGTGCAACTCCTGAAGAGAAGTAAGCttctaaaaaaataatttgaatatcgagtgtcttaaatattaaatcaattaatcgttttctattttctagAAACCTCACATTATTAAAAACTACGCTTGACGAAATGGTATCAGCCGTCGTGACGGAATTCCTTCAACCTGAAGTAAATGGACTGATACCTCGTACTAGTTAAATGGTATTAACtactcatattttatttattagagtaGTAAACACTTGCTATATTCCGATTTTATacgttttttattcttttctattattaaaccGATAAGAATGAATTTTCAGTAAAAACTTTTGATGTTATTGATTAAAATACAATCTAAATAGCAAAATGTgtttataatttgaaatcaatttaattattgttacattCGTTGTCTGAAACGGTTtggtttcataaaaattgtttatagttgtacatttttttatttatattggaaaatattgtaaACTAAGGAATTTATTTAACTCTGCCGCTGTTACAAGGGTAAACACACCAGAATACGCACTGATGATGCGCGTGATGAGAAATCCATTAAACTTCACCGTAGCGAAAGagttaaacaaatattatctttttaaatttatttaaatgtataaaacgaAGCAAAATATATTGAGAATGAGTTTGAaaagaataatgtaattttataaagtatacaatcttatttaaaataattactagCGCGATATTTGTTTATCATATGTttcttacaaatttatttttatagtaaatacATCTTTCACATTACCCATCTAACATGCTATATTTTATTGAGtcttttcatattattatctatttcttccaatttcttccttttttcatatcttgaaaataaaatgtaatacactaaaacaaatataatataaatatttcaaacgtcaaatatttcatttataacaatATTACCTGTTCGTCTAAAAAGTCCATTAATGTGTTCATTTTGCATTTAAAACCTTTTTCTTTCAACATAGAGTGTAGAGACTCTATGCATAATGGTTCGTAAGTTAagatattattatgtaattcttTCTGATCTTCTATTAATTTGTAAAACTcatctttaatatttaatgcagTATTAGTTGTGACAGTTTCGAATTCATCAAATTTTCGTTCCTCGTTTATTATATTTGCTGCTGACTTATCAGCGCTGaagatttaaatagaatattatataattatataatgtacTTTACAAATAGACGTTTTAAACTAGACATACCCGCCTTTTGATGATACTAGTTCATATATGTAGTCATTATTACAATCATTATCATTTTTActgtaattttttcttttcattggtGGTTCCTCATCATCACTATTTACAACTACATACTCAGATACTGTTTTCTTAGATGTTAAAGGTATCACAGGATGCAACTCATTATAAATGTACGTCAATAATTTTACAGCCCGACTTcgtttttgtaattttagtccatatttatgtaattctgcctgaaatgaaattaacgaattattaattcaatgttTATCTTCACTTTTTCTCAAGtgcttataaaatataatttactgtcATACATGAAGCTCAGGTGTCTTCATGCCATCATAATCAGGAGGAGGCGTAGTACTGTCTCTAATAAGTGTTGTAGGAGATTTAATATTCCTTGAGACTTGTTTATTACCACATTTACATAAAGACTGGTCTACATTAACGATAGACTGCAATGCATTATTTTTTGTactttttgtattaatatttaaactcaTTTCCGACAcagattttctttgaaattttcttatacTTTGTTGTGTGGATAAAGATTTCTCTACCTGTGTCATGCTATTGTTGTCAGTTGTAGTTCGttcataatttttcttattcgGTTCGACCAGCGAAGTTCCTTTAATCTTACTAACATCGGCCGGATCATTATTAATGTAAACGTTTgctaaataaatatctttctcGAAAATACGAGTATAATCATCAAATTCTTTTGGATTCGAAATATCATTGTTTACTTTGATTTTACTTGTACCTACATTTGAAACATCAAAATCAATTTCTGGGCTAGACAATATCAAAACAGGAGATTCCATTAAATTCATTTGATTTACTTTTCGATCTGGTGATGATACCGACAAATTATCTTTTATTGCTTTTACATCGATGCTACTTTCCGACTTAGTGGATCTTAATTTGCTTGCATTATGCAATTTTGTGTTTCGTTGGTGTTTAATACTGTTATCGAGTGTCTTACTGAAATTTGTAGGACTTTCAAAAGATGATTGATCAAACTTTTCGAGGTCAGaaactatttttttctttttctctgaaATTGCTGTAAAGTCACAACCGATATCTTCATCtgataatatagtaatatctTCTGTTTCTACGTTAATTTCTCTTTCACTATAGTCATCCTCCGAGCTATTTTCCACAGAACTCTTTAGTacatattctttaataaaatctCTGTATTTTGCTATACTATTATTTTGATGTccttttctgtattttgtatatatagaCTCTTCagcattatttgaataaacatCTGATTCATTACTACTATCACTTTCATTACATTTTGTGATATCATTGTTTAAACTCTCATCACTTATTTTGTCCTTTAGAGCTGTTTCTGTTACAGGAGATTCTACACAGCTTTGAACCACATCGTTCGTATtagttatatttctatttattgaaTCATTCTTCACAGAATTTTCTACGCTACTAtccttattattttctaataattccgTTAAATTGTCCATTGACTCAAAAGTCAAGTTTACATCAGTATCAGTTCCTTTAGGTATAGTCTGTACATGCGAGTGGGAACTGGTACTGCAATCAAACTTATTCAGAATATCtcttttgttttctgtttttcctttcGCCATGTTAATTTCATTAGACAATGAATCCtgataagaattattattttctatattaaatggatttcttttgaattttggTGATACTGGTATTACCATAATCTCAGAATCTGTATCACAATCTGATCTTGCATTCtccatttgaaaattttcaataaataagcTCAAATTACTTTTGGTTTTTTTAAAATTAGTATGGTTTACACTCCACCTTTTTGATCTACTAGACTGTGGCGTATTCGacaaagaatttatatttccttcaatatttttaaataaaacagagtCCTCAATCTTATTCGAATCAGTATCAATTGTTGTTAGATTAACTGAGTTGACTGTATCAACATGGTTATACTTCTGTTTTTCGCTAAAATTTACCGTATGGCTAAtagatttttcattgtaatttagTATGGATTCATTAACATCATCAAACATATCAGGAGATTCATTACAGTGCCTTATTGGACTCATTTGACTTAAAGAAACGACTCTCTGATTTCTTTGTTCTTTACacacattttcatttaatacttcaccttcatgtaatattaattcttcCTTGTTCTCGCAAGTGAAAACCTTTGATATATTTAAGGGTTCTTCCAAGTTATCTATTTCTTTCACGATTAGTGTTTTGTCAAGTTCCATATTTTTAGTGTCTTTTGTTTGAACCCTTATTTGTTTAGTTTCAATCTCTTTTCTTTgtaaatatggaaataattCTTTCACCTTATACTTTCTTgccaaatttcttaaaatagaaTAGCTTGGTATGTCTTGAAAAACATCAcagtatttctttatgttaccACAGTATATAAACTCTAGAAATGCTAAAGCAACATTATAAGTTATATCAGGccaaaatattttttccttgATTGTAGCAAATTGTGAATTATCATTGGGCATGACATCCAATAGTATGTTAGAGCACTGTACATAAAAAACTAATTTATGTGCCCaaatatatctattattattaacaaatattattatatcacttGCAGAACTGTCATTCAATGCATTTCTCCAATTTGTTGCTGAGGTATCAATGTATTGTTCACCATCTAAATTTTCACATTCTTCATTTGGCAAATGTAAATCACTTTGTGatacttcataaaatatttccttattcGCGTTTCCTTCTGTTTTATTCTGACACAAATCTTTATCACCTTCCTTGCATTCATCTTCCTGCAAGCATAATTTAGAtaaagtttatattatatataatatatataataatatatacttacttttatttgtttggtTTGTGGAAATATATATTCTGATAAGTTTGATACGTAAAAGGATATTTGGTTTGAAGATAATCCAGCTTTATTCCATAATTTTTCATcctttaatttatatagtagaaaatttataattaattaactatgtaataataaagtaaaatactatTTATACCTTATAACACAATTGTTGAAGTAAATGACTTTTCAGAATAGATTTTgctgtatttttttcattatatacttttaattcttGAGTAAATGGTTCATCACCCATGAGAATTTCAGCAATTTTTTCTGTTAAAATGCGGTTTCTTTCTTCTTGAGTACGTGTTTGTAGAACAGTTATTTCATTAAACTTCCctgtttaaaaagaaacatcaTCGTACAAAAAGGCTATTATGCAATGTTTTGCTAAAATAAAAGTACCCATAAGTGTATAGGAAACATACTTTTTCTATTCCTTGTAAGAGTTGCAGATTTGTTATTTGCAAATCCAAACTTTTCCAATTGACATTTACTGATAGATTCTGTTATTTCAAGTGTAGTTTTATTTGGTACCTCGGATAATTGTTCAATTTCATTAACTTCCTCTAATACTTCTGCTTCTTGAAGAGACTTTGATAATGCTAATGCAAGTTGAAGATCAGAATCATTGTCCAAattctacaaaagaaaaaatttgagttataaatttcatttcacacaGAATATTGAATACATTTAATAGATAAGATACAGTACTGTTTTACGGGATACTGGTTTCTTCTTCTCTTGTATTACTGGTGCGGCAAGTAAACCTAATGATTTTCTTTCATCCTCTTGACGCTTTTGAAGTTCTATCGCATCTAATAACTTTTtcgtagaaatattatttttgcatgCACAAACTTTCATGTGTACTGCTTGAGAATCCACATCTTTGAAGATTTTCAAACATAGGGGACATAAAAGAGCCACTTTTACATCATCAGTTTGATCTTTGTCATCATTATCCTTTTTGGgtttaaaaaaagaagattCTATAGAAGGCTGAGACtcttgtaatttttttcttttgtctgaatgtttaaatttcatatctttCTGGTTCtttctaacattttttaatttctctttcttcctcagTTTTATATTAGGCTTAGCAAATTCTGGGCTTTTGAAATCTAGTATACTATCACCTTCAGTTTCAATGGAAACAGTATATTTATTACTCTGCATTTTTTCATCCATTTTAATTTCATCAGTAAACTGTCATGTGATACATTGGAATAAGTATTCAGAGGTACTCTATAAGAGATTTACATTGCCTGTAAAGTAAAATAACTTCTATGATATAATACTTTACGTATATACATGATAAAactcatttaatattatatacatttaaattgtttatttgtaaCAGTATTCAGCTGCGTTATAAAATACTAACAATTACAAACATTTCTTAAGATAAGttcaatgattaaaattttgtgtacaaatgaaaaatcttcatttGGATggaatgaagtaattaataaacatttattattacatgGTTGCTCATAGAAaatcattaacataaaaatgtcaTTGGAAACATttacaagtaatattttaataattcagaaaAGGTTTaatcaaagattaatatataatttactgttagaaatgttttttttatcaGTGCTTTTtctatacattattatttcatcgGTAGCTTTAAAAATCATACCTTTCTTTATCTTTCagatataatacattttttagtcATGAATATCTTCTTACGTAAAACTACTTCAAAAGTCGATTGATTATTAAACACGAAATATAAGTGTATCTACACATCAATGATTTACTAagtatttcttcaaatttaattttatttccttatgtTTTAACTGTCCTTCTTGTCCAGAAGCTTCCTCTTCATCGGCAGATTTCATGAAAGTAAATGAATGTACAAAATTCGAAGGCGTAAGATCTCCATTAAGTTCACGTATATGTGTCCGTTTTTGTGCTACGAACATACTGTAACAAAAAATGCAATAGTTATATTTATGCTATTCAAACAAATGTGCACAGTACCGAAAttgtaatgtatattatatgCAAAACATTACACATCTACAGAGTGTCACACAAAAATGTTACCACACTttgattaaaagtaaaaaaaaaaaataaaattcaatgttttactagctaatatattatgataatattttcttgtaacacTCTGTACCTCAACACCCTGTACCCTTATCACACAAATGTAATTGTAACCTGCAAACGTGAATACAAAAAATTCAGACgttaatataaagtaataagaTTAAGTTGAGATTACTTCTGGTACATTAAATAAAGATAATAGCCTGAATAAACGTTATGTTTgtactttatttttcttataaacatttaatcttGTTCCATGAATAACGTAGAAATTTATTAAGTTATGCGAAACATGCAAACATTTACCAGAGCGCACCGAGAACTGCAGTTGCAGTTATAGTTATCAGCAAATTATTGAGTACATTAACTTTACCAGCCAATGTGCCTTTCAAACTACGAGGTTTTAATATCGGTTTAACTACTGGTTCGTACATGACGAGTGGTTTTACAATGTCCGTAAGTATAATATAGCCACAGAAATGGTGTGCTAAACTATTGCAGGTACGCAACGCTTAAATTTACAGTGTTACCACAAAAAAATACAACATATTAAATTTGTCAATTTCATTACTTATTCTAccaattctttaatttttaatagtatgcACCAAATATATACACAATGTACACGgtattataaaaagaagaaattgtttataatttcaaaaatattaatctttcgaCTTATATTCATTAGAACTCTTGCTTTCTATTTGAATAATCCTATCCGCTTCTGAAGATATAAACCTTTCTGTttaacatccgatatatatataaatactgtaTTATTTTCCCCCatagataatttttttttaccTTCCATCGCGCTCTCTATTGTCTGCTTGACAAAATAAACTttaacacatttgaattttaatatctttagtTTGATCACTAAGTTGGCGAAACATAAACAACTATCAAACAACCCGAGGCAACCGACgccataataattaaaatctgtTTGGTCGCTGTTAGTTTAAAAATGAGTAATAATTGCCAAGGAATTTTAAACCACTATTTGCAATGCTatacatattattgtatatcctaagtaataattatgtaatatttaacaaaaataattttgtgataaACAGAAGTTATCATAATTCTGTATCTCttatatataaacattatcTTAAAGCATTTGGACAACTTTTGAACATGGTATGtctgataattatttatttatatatagtactatttatcTACAAAAACGCatcataatagaaataaattaataattacactttAGGCTTCCACTTCTAAGAAGCAAGCTATTGTTACTGTAAAAAAGAGGGGACCACCGAAATTAGAATTGACAGCAGAACAAAAAAATGATGTAAAAGAAGCATTTGATCTATTTGATCCAGATGGTACTGGAAGAATTGCCACTAAAGAACTTAAAGTAGCCATTAGAGCCCTTGGATTTGAACctaagaaagaagaaatgaagaaaCTTATAGCTGATGTTGATCCTGATGGTCTTGGCACATTATCCTTTGAAGAATTTTTGAACTTAATGTCTACAAAAATGTTAGAGATAGATAAAGAAGATGAAGTTTTAAAAGCATTTCGATTGTTCGATGATGACAATACaggaaaaataacatttaagaaTTTAAAAAGAGTCGCTCGAGAATTAGGTGAAAATCTTACAGACGAAGAATTACAAGAAATGATAGATGAAGCAGACAAAGATGGTGATGGAGAAATTTCTCAAAAAGAATTCCTACGCATTATGAAAAAAACAAATCTTCACTAGTTTTCtcaatttatatatgttatttattaaaattcttatttttgcaTGATTTGTTTGTTCAAATGTGTTATAAGTATGAATCATTTATACTTAAAGTTTT
The window above is part of the Nomia melanderi isolate GNS246 chromosome 2, iyNomMela1, whole genome shotgun sequence genome. Proteins encoded here:
- the Pgm2a gene encoding phosphoglucomutase 2 isoform X2 is translated as MATKIPVNTGDIELDNKINEWLKWNKDPNADYEIEELIRENNAKVLSNLFLKRLEFGTAGLRGCMGPGYSQMNDLVIVQTGQGLSTYLLDAVCNASEKGVIIGYDGRHCSKRFAELTAAIFVAKNVKVYLFSKIVPTPFIPYGVLKYKCAAGIMITASHNPKNDNGYKVYWENGAQIISPHDKKIQKYILENLEPIESSWDVVNVYNSILYKDPWDNIMQSYFHDLQQTVLYPEINRNTILKFTYTPMHGVGYEYMSAAFNAANFKPFITVEEQKLPDPEFSTVKFPNPEEGKSALNLSIKAANENSSSIIIANDPDADRLACATKMKNGEWYIFTGNELGALLGWWMMHTYQVQHPDTDFSNVYMLASTVSSKILLSMAKQEGFNFVETLTGFKWMGNKTVELQQAGKEVIFAYEEAIGFMCGSNVFDKDGISAGMHVAELSAYLETINFTLYEKLNEIYAQYGYHISKNSYWICHEPDTIKTIFERLRNYTGEPNTYPTCILDGKYSVIGVRDLTTGYDNTKPENKAILPVSKSSQMITFTFKNGLVITLRTSGTEPKIKYYSELCATPEEKNLTLLKTTLDEMVSAVVTEFLQPEVNGLIPRTS
- the Pgm2a gene encoding phosphoglucomutase 2 isoform X1, yielding MIKKNILTMATKIPVNTGDIELDNKINEWLKWNKDPNADYEIEELIRENNAKVLSNLFLKRLEFGTAGLRGCMGPGYSQMNDLVIVQTGQGLSTYLLDAVCNASEKGVIIGYDGRHCSKRFAELTAAIFVAKNVKVYLFSKIVPTPFIPYGVLKYKCAAGIMITASHNPKNDNGYKVYWENGAQIISPHDKKIQKYILENLEPIESSWDVVNVYNSILYKDPWDNIMQSYFHDLQQTVLYPEINRNTILKFTYTPMHGVGYEYMSAAFNAANFKPFITVEEQKLPDPEFSTVKFPNPEEGKSALNLSIKAANENSSSIIIANDPDADRLACATKMKNGEWYIFTGNELGALLGWWMMHTYQVQHPDTDFSNVYMLASTVSSKILLSMAKQEGFNFVETLTGFKWMGNKTVELQQAGKEVIFAYEEAIGFMCGSNVFDKDGISAGMHVAELSAYLETINFTLYEKLNEIYAQYGYHISKNSYWICHEPDTIKTIFERLRNYTGEPNTYPTCILDGKYSVIGVRDLTTGYDNTKPENKAILPVSKSSQMITFTFKNGLVITLRTSGTEPKIKYYSELCATPEEKNLTLLKTTLDEMVSAVVTEFLQPEVNGLIPRTS